In a single window of the Mesoplodon densirostris isolate mMesDen1 chromosome 16, mMesDen1 primary haplotype, whole genome shotgun sequence genome:
- the LZTS3 gene encoding leucine zipper putative tumor suppressor 3 has translation MAKLETLPVRADPGRDPLLAFAPRPSELGPPDPRLAMGSVGSGVAHTQEFAMKSVGTRTGGGGSQGSFPGPRGSGASRERPGRYPSEDKALANSLYLNGELRGNDHTDVCGNVVGSSGGSSSSGGSDKAPPQYREPSHPPKLLATSGKLDQCSEPLVRPSAFKPVVPKNFHSMQNLCPPQTNGTPEGRQGPGGLKGGLDKSRTMTPAGGGGGGLSDSGRNSLTSLPTYSSSYSQHLAPLSASTSHINRIGTASYGSGSGGSSSGGGSGYQDLAASDSVRASSKSGSSSSMGRPGHLGSGDGGGGGLPFAACSPPSPSALIQELEERLWEKEQEVAALRRSLEQSEAAVAQVLEERQKAWERELAELRQGCSGKLQQVARRAQRAQQGLQLQVLRLQQDKKQLQEEAARLMRQREELEDKVAACQKEQADFLPRMEETKWEVCQKAGEISLLKQQLKDSQADVSQKLSEIVGLRSQLREGRASLREKEEQLLSLRDSFSSKQASLELGEGELPSACLKPALTPVDPAEPQDVLATCESDEAKMRRQAGVAAAASLVSLDGEVDAGGESGTRALRREVGRLQAELAAERRARERQGASFAEERRVWLEEKEKVIEYQKQLQLSYVEMYQRNQQLERRLRERGAAGGASTPTPQHGEEKKAWTPSRLERIESTEI, from the exons ATGGCGAAGCTGGAGACACTGCCTGTGCGCGCTGATCCAGGGCGGGATCCCCTCCTGGCCTTTGCCCCTCGGCCCTCTGAGCTCGGACCCCCAGACCCTCGTCTGGCCATGGGCAGTGTGGGCAGTGGGGTGGCCCACACTCAGGAGTTCGCCATGAAGAGTGTGGGCACCCGcacggggggtgggggcagccaaGGCAGTTTCCCCGGCCCCCGTGGCAGTGGGGCCAGCAGGGAGAGGCCAGGCCGCTACCCTTCGGAGGACAAGGCTCTCGCCAATTCACTCTACCTCAATGGCGAGCTACGGGGCAATGACCACACAGATGTCTGCGGCAATGTGGTGGGCAgcagtggtggcagcagcagcagcggcggcaGTGACAAGGCCCCACCACAGTATCGTGAGCCCAGCCACCCGCCCAAGCTCCTGGCCACCTCTGGCAAGCTAGACCAG TGCTCAGAGCCGCTAGTTCGGCCTTCGGCCTTCAAGCCTGTTGTACCCAAAAACTTCCACTCCATGCAGAACTTGTGCCCCCCCCAGACCAACGGGACGCCTGAGGGACGACAGGGCCCTGGTGGCCTCAAGGGTGGACTGGACAAGTCTCGGACCATGACCCcagcgggtgggggagggggcggccTCTCAGACTCAGGCCGGAACTCACTCACAAGCCTGCCCACCTACAGCTCCAGCTATAGCCAGCACCTGGCGCCCCTCAGTGCCTCCACCAGCCACATCAACCGCATTGGCACTGCCAGCTATGGTAGTGgcagtggcggcagcagcagcggtGGTGGGTCAGGCTACCAGGACCTGGCGGCCTCTGACAGCGTGCGGGCCTCCAGCAAGAGTGGGTCATCCTCATCCATGGGGCGGCCAGGCCACCTGGGATCAGGGGACGGCGGAGGTGGAGGCCTGCCATTTGCGGCCTGCTCACCACCCTCGCCCAGTGCTCTGATCCAGGAGCTAGAGGAACGGCTGTGGGAGAAGGAGCAGGAGGTGGCAGCTCTGCGGCGTAGCCTGGAGCAGAGCGAGGCGGCAGTGGCCCAGGTGCTGGAGGAGCGTCAGAAGGCCTGGGAGCGTGAGCTGGCCGAGCTGCGGCAGGGCTGCAGCGGGAAGCTGCAGCAGGTGGCCCGGCGCGCCCAGCGTGCCCAGCAAGGCCTACAGCTGCAGGTGCTGCGGCTGCAGCAGGACAAGAAGCAGCTGCAGGAGGAGGCAGCCCGACTGATGAGGCAACGGGAAGAGCTTGAGGACAAGGTTGCCGCCTGCCAGAAGGAACAGGCCGACTTCCTGCCCCGGATGGAGGAAACTAAGTGGGAG GTATGCCAGAAGGCTGGGGAGATTTCCCTACTGAAGCAGCAGCTGAAGGACTCGCAGGCGGACGTGTCCCAGAAGCTGAGTGAGATCGTTGGGCTGCGCTCGCAGCTGCGGGAGGGCCGGGCCTCGCTGCGGGAGAAGGAGGAGCAGCTGCTCAGCCTGCGGGACTCCTTCAGCAGCAAACAGGCCAGCCTGGAGCTGGGTGAGGGCGAGCTGCCCTCTGCCTGCCTCAAGCCGGCGCTGACCCCAGTGGACCCGGCCGAGCCGCAGGACGTGCTGGCCACCTGCGAGAGCGACGAGGCCAAGATGCGCCGTCAGGCTGGGGTGGCTGCTGCCGCCTCCCTGGTTTCCTTGGATGGGGAGGTGGATGCTGGCGGGGAGAGTGGGACTCGGGCCCTGCGGCGGGAGGTGGGGCGCCTGCAGGCTGAGCTGGCAGCTGAGCGGCGAGCCCGGGAGCGCCAGGGCGCCAGCTTCGCAGAGGAGCGCCGAGTGTGgttggaggagaaggagaaggtcaTCGAGTACCAGAAGCAGCTGCAGCTGAGTTACGTGGAGATGTACCAGCGCAACCAGCAGCTGGAGCGGCGGCTGCGAGAGCGGGGGGCTGCGGGAGGTGCCAGCACGCCTACACCCCAACATGGGGAGGAGAAGAAAGCCTGGACCCCCTCCCGCCTCGAGCGCATCGAGTCCACAGAAATCTGA